From the genome of Uranotaenia lowii strain MFRU-FL chromosome 1, ASM2978415v1, whole genome shotgun sequence, one region includes:
- the LOC129739302 gene encoding MOB kinase activator-like 1 — protein sequence MSFLFRSSKTFKPKKNIPEGTHQYDLMKHAAATLGSGNLRNAVQLPDGEDLNEWVAVNTVDFFNQINMLYGTITEFCTEDSCSIMSAGPKYEYHWADGQTVKKPIKCSAPKYIDYLMTWVQDQLDDETLFPSKIGVPFPKNFIQIAKTILKRLFRVYAHIYHQHFSEVVRLSEEAHLNTSFKHFIYFVQEFNLIDRRELAPLQDLIDKLITKDGR from the exons TCGGTCCAGCAAAACCTTCAAGCCCAAGAAAAACATACCAGAAGGCACACATCAGTATGACTTGATGAAACATGCAGCTGCCACTTTGGGATCAGGCAATTTACGCAACGCAGTACAGCTACCCGATGGGGAAGATTTGAATGAATGGGTCGCTGTCAATA CTGTAGacttttttaatcaaatcaatATGCTGTACGGCACAATAACGGAATTTTGCACTGAGGACTCGTGCAGCATCATGTCTGCTGGACCGAAATACGAATACCATTGGGCTGATGGACAAACGGTGAAAAAGCCCATCAAGTGTAGTGCTCCCAAATATATAGATTATCTTATGACTTGGGTGCAGGATCAACTAGACGATGAAACGCTGTTCCCTTCGAAGATAGGAGTACCCTTtcctaaaaatttcattcaaatagcCAAAACAATACTAAAGAGGTTATTCAGGGTGTATGCCCACATTTACCATCAGCACTTTTCGGAAGTTGTACGACTTAGCGAGGAAGCTCATTTGAATACTTCGTTCAAACATTTTATCTACTTTGTACAGGAGTTCAATCTCATAGATCGACGAGAACTCGCTCCATTGCAAGACCTTATTGACAAACTTATCACTAAAGACGGTCGATAA